In a single window of the Cucumis melo cultivar AY chromosome 11, USDA_Cmelo_AY_1.0, whole genome shotgun sequence genome:
- the LOC103497993 gene encoding uncharacterized protein LOC103497993, with the protein MRFPMCSSPWLPFLLLFLSNSVTAFQFRIPRLSPIGEKFLYHSKALELPPSDDFKTFYFNQTLDHFNYRPESYTTFPQRYIINFKYWGGANSSAPILAYLGPEAPIDSAMNAIGFMTDNAVKFNALLVYIEHRYYGKSIPFGSRKEALRNASTLGYFNSAQAIADYAAILIHVKNEFNAKYSPVIVIGGSYGGMLATWFRLKYPHVALGALASSAPILYFNDITPQNGYYVTVTKDFREVSQTCYETIRESWSEIETVASQPNGLSVLDKEFKTCSPLRSSTQLENYLWFMYASAAQYNHPSSYPVTRICDAIDRTYSNGTLGKIAAGVFAYRGNLSCYINEPINTTETTVGWQWQRCSEMVMPISTSNDTMFPPRTFDHESFSIYCNQLYGVTPRPHWVTTYYGGDDVHLILHRFASNIIFSNGLKDPYSIGGVLHNISDSLPAVYTANGSHCLDILSSNRMDPEWLVTQRKTEVRIIKEWIDKYYADLANYKK; encoded by the exons ATGAGGTTTCCAATGTGTTCTTCCCCATGGCTTCCATTTCTACTTTTATTTCTTTCAAACTCTGTCACTGCTTTCCAGTTTAGAATCCCAAGGCTTAGTCCTATTGGTGAAAAGTTTCTATATCATTCTAAAGCTTTGGAATTACCTCCTTCTGATGATTTCAAGACATTTTATTTCAATCAAACTCTTGATCATTTCAACTATAGGCCTGAAAGCTACACAACATTTCCTCAAAGATATATAATCAACTTCAAGTACTGGGGCGGTGCAAATTCGAGTGCTCCAATTCTTGCTTACTTGGGTCCTGAAGCACCAATAGATTCTGCTATGAATGCTATTGGGTTTATGACAGATAACGCTGTCAAGTTCAATGCTCTTCTAGTATACATTGAG CATAGGTACTATGGAAAATCAATACCATTTGGATCAAGGAAAGAAGCACTAAGAAATGCAAGCACTCTTGGATATTTTAACTCAGCACAAGCAATAGCGGATTATGCAGCCATTCTTATTCATGTAAAAAATGAGTTTAATGCTAAGTATTCTCCTGTGATCGTTATCGGTGGATCATATGGAGGAA TGTTGGCTACATGGTTTCGTCTTAAATATCCTCATGTGGCACTAGGAGCTCTAGCTTCTTCAGCTCCAATTCTTTACTTCAACGATATCACACCACAAAATGGATACTATGTTACTGTCACCAAGGATTTTAGA GAAGTCAGTCAGACTTGCTATGAAACTATTAGGGAGTCATGGTCTGAAATAGAAACAGTTGCCTCTCAACCCAATGGCCTTTCTGTTCTTGACAAAGAGTTCAAAACATGCAG TCCTTTAAGAAGTTCCACACAGCTGGAAAACTACTTGTGGTTCATGTATGCAAGTGCTGCCCAATACAACCACCCCTCCAGTTATCCAGTCACCAGGATCTGTGATGCCATTGATCGAACTTATTCCAATGGAACACTCGGCAAAATAGCTGCAGGTGTATTTGCTTATAGAGGAAATCTCTCTTGTTATATTAATGAGCCCATAAATACAACTGAAACTACCGTAGGCTGGCAATGGCAG CGATGCAGTGAGATGGTGATGCCAATAAGCACATCCAATGATACTATGTTTCCACCACGAACGTTTGACCATGAAAGCTTCAGCATTTACTGCAATCAATTATACGGTGTTACCCCTAGGCCTCATTGGGTTACCACCTATTATGGCGGCGAT GATGTACATCTCATTCTTCACAGATTTGCTAGCAACATTATCTTTTCCAATGGACTCAAAGATCCTTATAGTATTGGCGG AGTATTACACAATATTTCAGACAGTCTCCCAGCAGTGTATACAGCAAATG GGTCTCATTGCTTAGACATCCTAAGTTCAAATAGAATGGATCCAGAATGGTTGGTTACACAAAGGAAGACTGAGGTTCGTATCATTAAAGAATGGATCGATAAGTATTATGCAGATTTGGCAAActacaaaaaatag
- the LOC103497992 gene encoding uncharacterized protein LOC103497992, with protein MFGLKRLVPHACSIRASLTMQLSVYEEKFLVFPSQHLAQLTSNRFLDIYQLGNKTAIEKERARLADEINRGYFADMSELKKHGGKIAAANKILIPAMAAVKFPEFEVSYSDGKTLKLPIKSDVNVVEGNSSPSGLPIATLLCLSFRANSQAMIDSWSASFLNAFSSSNNVQLYEVSFIDSWFLCRSPIKKLLLRLMRKSSGNAQNDSLQRQIVYSFGDHYYFRKELKILNLLTGYIFLVDKLGRIRWQGSGLATEEEVSSLLSCASLLLEEK; from the exons ATGTTTGGATTGAAGCGATTAGTGCCTCATGCTTGCTCGATTCGAGCTTCTTTAACAATGCAGCTCTCTGTTTACGAGGAAAAATTCCTTGTTTTTCCTTCGCAGCATTTAGCTCAGCTGACTTCCAATCGATTCCTCGACATTTATCAG CTTGGAAATAAAACAGCCATTGAGAAAGAGCGCGCTCGGCT TGCAGATGAAATTAATAGAGGATACTTTGCCGATATGTCAGAGCTAAAGAAACATGGGGGAAAG ATTGCAGCTGCTAACAAGATTCTAATCCCGGCTATGGCTGCTGTAAAATTTCCGGAGTTTGAAGTGAGTTATTCTGATGGTAAAACGTTGAAGCTACCGATTAAATCTGATGTGAATGTGGTTGAAGGCAATAGTTCGCCATCGGGCTTGCCAATAGCCACATTACTTTGTCTATCTTTCAGAGCTAACTCCCAG GCCATGATTGATTCTTGGAGTGCTTCTTTTCTCAATGCCTTTTCTAGTTCAAACAATGTCCAGTTGTATGAG GTTTCATTTATAGATTCATGGTTCTTATGTCGAAGTCCAATTAAGAAACTTCTTCTTCGGCTAATGAGGAAATCTAGTGGCAATGCACAAAATGATTCACTTCAGAGGCAGATTGTATACTCATTTGGCGACCATTATTACTTCAGAAAGGAGCTAAAAATACTAAATCTTCTCACTGG GTATATATTCCTGGTAGATAAACTTGGTAGAATAAGATGGCAAGGCTCTGGATTGGCAACTGAAGAAGAGGTGTCATCTCTTCTTTCATGTGCATCACTTCTTTTGGAAGAGAAATGA
- the LOC103497995 gene encoding uncharacterized protein LOC103497995, translating to MDTVATEIVSNSKYYPFFKDCIGAIDGTHVAASIPQNEQIPFRGRKTNTTWNIMCVCSFDMLFTYVMSGWEGSANDSRILQECIKNPENKFPMPKRDQYYLVDSGYSNMPGFLAPFRGQRYHLRDFRERRHRPRGREEVFNYRHSSLRNVIERCFGVLKARFPILKQMPPYPIKTQKYIPIACCTVHNYIRLNDREDDLFNDFSNELMIVEDTHNFSANLQRDIIELDHNRFPRLSPIGEKFLHHSRALYSLPSDDFKTYYYNQTLDHFNYRPESYTTFLQRYIINFKYWGGPNSSAPIFAYLGAEAPIDGDLNFIGFLTDNAIQFNALLIYIEHRYYGKSIPFRSRDEALGNASTLGYFNSAQAIADYAAILIHVKKEFHANYSPVIVIGGSYGGMLASWFRLKYPHVALGALASSAPILYFDDITPQDGYYSVVTKDFRGLSETCYETIKKSWSEIKTVASQPNGLSILDQEFKTCRPLRGYFELEDYLWSMYASAAQYNHPPKYPVTRICDAIDGTYSVNGTLSKIAAGVFAFRGSISCYINEPRNETETDVGWRWQSCSEMVMPISSDDDMFPPYPFDLQSVINYCNRLYGVPPRPHWATTYYGGHDIRLVLQRFGSNIIFSNGLKDPYSIAGVLHSISDSLLAVHTTNGSHCLDILKAHETDPEWLVTQRKTEVGIIKGWISEYYADLKKYKQ from the exons ATGGACACTGTAGCAACGGAGATcgtatcaaattcaaaatattacccTTTCTTTAAG GATTGTATTGGTGCTATTGATGGCACTCATGTTGCTGCAAGCATTCCCCAAAATGAACAAATACCGTTTCGTGGAAGAAAAACTAACACAACATGGAATATAATGTGTGTTTGTTCATTTGATATGTTATTCACGTATGTCATGTCTGGTTGGGAAGGATCGGCCAATGATTCTCGTATACTCCAAGAATGTATCAAGAATCCCGAGAATAAATTTCCTATGCCTAAGAGAG ATCAATACTATCTTGTCGACTCAGGATATTCAAATATGCCAGGATTTTTAGCACCATTTCGAGGTCAAAGATATCATTTACGAGATTTTAGAGAAAGGAGACATCGCCCTCGAGGTAGAGAAGAAGTGTTTAATTATCGACATTCTTCACTGCGAAATGTCATCGAACGTTGTTTTGGTGTGCTGAAGGCTCGATTTCCTATTCTTAAGCAAATGCCTCCGTACCCGATcaagacacaaaaatatataccGATAGCATGTTGCACAGTTCACAATTATATTAGATTGAATGATCGTGAAGATGATCTTTTCAATGACTTTAGCAATGAATTAATGATCGTTGAAGATACACATAATTTTTCGGCCAATTTGCAGAGGGatataattgaattagat CATAATAGATTCCCAAGGCTTAGTCCTATTGGTGAAAAGTTTCTGCATCATTCTCGAGCTTTGTATTCGCTTCCTTCGGATGATTTCAAGACTTATTATTACAATCAAACACTTGATCATTTCAATTATAGACCTGAAAGCTACACAACATTCCTTCAAAGATATATAATCAACTTCAAGTATTGGGGTGGTCCGAATTCGAGCGCACCAATTTTTGCTTACTTGGGTGCTGAAGCACCAATAGATggtgatttaaattttattggGTTTTTGACTGATAACGCCATTCAGTTTAATGCtcttttaatttatattgag CATCGGTACTATGGAAAATCAATTCCATTTAGATCAAGGGACGAAGCATTGGGCAATGCAAGCACTCTTGGATACTTTAATTCAGCACAAGCGATAGCTGATTATGCTGCCATTCTTATACATGTAAAAAAGGAGTTTCATGCTAATTATTCTCCTGTAATTGTTATTGGTGGATCATATGGAGGAA tgTTGGCTTCATGGTTCCGTCTTAAATACCCTCATGTAGCACTAGGAGCTCTTGCATCTTCAGCTCCAATCCTTTATTTCGACGATATCACACCACAGGATGGATACTATTCTGTGGTCACCAAAGACTTTAGA GGTCTCAGTGAAACTTGCTACGAAACTATTAAGAAATCGTGGTCAGAGATTAAAACAGTTGCTTCTCAGCCGAACGGTCTCTCCATTCTCGACCAAGAATTCAAAACATGCCG TCCTTTAAGAGGATACTTTGAGTTGGAAGACTACTTGTGGTCCATGTACGCCAGTGCAGCTCAATATAACCATCCGCCTAAATATCCAGTCACGAGAATATGTGATGCCATCGATGGAACTTATTCTGTAAATGGAACACTTAGCAAAATAGCTGCAGGGGTATTTGCTTTCAGAGGGAGTATCTCCTGTTATATTAATGAACCCAGAAATGAAACAGAAACTGATGTAGGATGGAGATGGCag TCATGCAGTGAGATGGTGATGCCAATAAGTTCAGATGATGATATGTTTCCACCATACCCTTTTGACCTTCAAAGCGTCATCAATTATTGCAATAGACTTTATGGTGTTCCTCCCAGGCCCCATTGGGCTACCACCTACTATGGAGGCCAT GATATAAGACTCGTCCTTCAGAGATTCGGGAGCAACATAATTTTTTCCAATGGACTCAAAGACCCTTACAGTATTGCCGG GGTATTGCACAGCATATCAGACAGTCTCCTTGCGGTGCATACGACAAATG GATCTCATTGCTTGGACATCTTAAAGGCACATGAAACTGATCCTGAATGGTTAGTGACACAGAGAAAGACTGAGGTTGGTATCATTAAAGGATGGATCAGCGAGTATTATGCAGATTTGAAAAAGTACAAACAATAG
- the LOC103497994 gene encoding uncharacterized protein LOC103497994 isoform X1: MSFPMFSSSPWVPFILFILSNCVTATQYRIPRLSPIGRTFLHNAEAISSSISDDFKTFYYNQSLDHFNYRPESYTCFPHRYIINFKYWGGANSSAPILAYLGAEGPLEGDLNAIGFMTDNAVRFDALLVYIEHRYYGKSMPFGSREEALKNASTLGYFSSAQAIADYAAVLLHLKQKYHAKDSPVIVLGGSYGGMLAAWFRLKYPHVALGALASSAPILYFEDITPHNGYYSIATKDFREVSETCYETIRDSWSKIETIASKPNGLSILSKEFKTCSPLNSSSQLEDYLWSMYAGAAQYNHPPRYPVTRICGGIDGASPGSGIISKVAAGVFAYKGNLPCYNIGPRNDTETDVGWRWQRCSEMVMPMSTSNDTMFPPITFDLRSFIDYCYQLYGVSPRPHWVTTYYGGNDIKLILQRFGSNIIFSNGLRDPYSSGGVLQNLSDSLLAVHTLNGSHCLDILRANETDPQWLVEQREKEVSIIEGWISQYYADLEKSKKID; the protein is encoded by the exons ATGAGTTTTCCCATGTTTTCATCATCCCCATGGGTTCCTTTTATACTTTTCATCCTTTCAAACTGTGTTACTGCTACACAGTATAGAATCCCAAGGCTGAGTCCAATTGGCAGAACGTTTCTACATAATGCTGAAGCTATATCTTCATCTATTTCAGATGATTTCAAGACATTTTATTATAATCAATCATTGGATCACTTCAACTATAGGCCTGAAAGCTACACATGCTTCCCTCATAGATATATAATCAATTTTAAGTATTGGGGTGGAGCAAATTCTAGCGCTCCGATTCTTGCCTACTTGGGTGCTGAAGGTCCACTAGAAGGCGATTTGAACGCTATAGGATTCATGACTGATAATGCTGTTCGATTTGATGCTCTTCTTGTTTATATCGAG CATCGATATTATGGGAAATCGATGCCTTTTGGATCAAGAGAAGAGGCACTTAAGAACGCAAGCACTTTAGGGTATTTCAGCTCGGCTCAAGCAATAGCAGATTATGCAGCTGTTCTTCTACATTTAAAACAGAAGTATCATGCTAAAGATTCTCCTGTAATCGTTCTTGGTGGATCATATGGAGGAA TGTTGGCTGCATGGTTCCGTCTTAAATATCCTCATGTGGCACTAGGAGCTCTTGCATCTTCGGCTCCAATTCTTTACTTCGAGGATATCACGCCACATAATGGATACTATTCTATCGCCACCAAAGATTTTAGA GAAGTTAGTGAGACTTGCTATGAAACTATTCGGGATTCGTGGTCAAAAATTGAAACAATTGCTTCTAAGCCTAATGGACTTTCCATTCTTAGCAAAGAGTTCAAAACATGCAG TCCTTTGAATAGTTCCTCTCAACTGGAAGACTATTTGTGGTCTATGTATGCTGGTGCAGCCCAATACAACCACCCACCAAGATATCCAGTCACTAGAATCTGTGGTGGCATTGATGGAGCTTCTCCTGGCAGTGGAATTATTAGCAAAGTAGCTGCAGGTGTATTTGCTTATAAAGGAAATCTACCCTGCTACAACATTGGGCCGAGAAACGATACTGAAACCGACGTAGGATGGAGATGGCAG AGATGCAGTGAGATGGTGATGCCAATGAGCACAAGCAATGATACTATGTTTCCTCCCATCACTTTTGACCTTAGAAGCTTCATAGATTACTGCTATCAGTTATACGGCGTTTCTCCGCGGCCTCACTGGGTCACCACCTATTATGGAGGCAAT GACATAAAACTCATCCTTCAGAGATTTGGCAGCAATATCATTTTCTCCAATGGACTCAGAGATCCTTATAGCAGTGGCGG AGTATTGCAAAACTTATCTGACAGTCTTCTTGCAGTTCATACACTCAATG GTTCCCATTGTTTGGACATTTTACGAGCAAACGAAACCGATCCCCAATGGCTAGTGGAACAAAGAGAGAAAGAGGTTAGCATCATCGAAGGATGGATCAGTCAGTACTATGCTGATCttgaaaaatccaaaaaaatagactaa
- the LOC103497990 gene encoding aspartic proteinase 36 has product MGRIVYAGVSVGVLVVLVQAATVLCGFPATLTLERAFPTNHGVEIAHLRGRDRVRHGRMLQSSGGVIDFPVAGTYDPFLVGLYYTRVQLGNPPKDFYVQIDTGSDVLWVSCNSCNGCPATSGLQIQLNFFDPGSSTTASLVSCSDQICALGVQSSDSACFGQSNQCAYVFQYGDGSGTSGYYVMDMIHLDVVVDSSVTSNSSASVMFGCSTSQTGDLTKSDRAVDGIFGFGQQDLSVISQLSSRGIAPKVFSHCLKGDDSGGGILVLGEIVEPNVVYTPLVPSQPHYNLNLQSISVNGQVLPISPAVFSTSNSQGTIIDSGTTLAYLAEEAYNAFVVAVTNIVSQSTQSVVLKGNRCYVTSSSVSDIFPQVSLNFAGGASLVLTAQDYLIQQNSVGGTTVWCIGFQKIPGQGITILGDLVLKDKIFIYDLANQRIGWTNYDCSMSVNVSTATKTGKSEYVNAGQFSDSGSMQNQPDRFILNLSIFVLFVQLYIFTSFFHS; this is encoded by the exons ATGGGTCGGATTGTTTATGCCGGAGTGTCGGTGGGTGTTCTAGTGGTGTTGGTTCAGGCTGCAACGGTTTTGTGTGGTTTTCCGGCGACACTGACACTAGAGAGGGCTTTTCCGACTAATCACGGCGTGGAAATTGCTCATCTCCGTGGTCGGGACCGGGTGAGACATGGTAGAATGTTGCAGTCTTCTGGTGGTGTTATTGATTTTCCTGTTGCAGGAACGTACGACCCATTTCTCGTTGG GCTTTATTACACTAGAGTGCAACTAGGTAATCCTCCAAAGGATTTCTATGTGCAGATCGATACTGGAAGTGATGTTTTGTGGGTTAGCTGCAACTCTTGCAATGGCTGTCCAGCAACTAGTGGGCTCCAG ATTCAGCTCAATTTCTTTGATCCTGGTAGCTCAACAACAGCTTCTTTGGTATCTTGTTCGGACCAAATATGTGCTCTTGGTGTTCAGTCCTCCGATTCTGCCTGTTTCGGCCAGAGCAATCAGTGTGCTTATGTCTTCCAATACGGAGATGGTAGTGGAACATCAGGATATTATGTTATGGACATGATTCATCTTGATGTAGTAGTTGATAGTTCTGTGACCTCAAATTCTTCAGCTTCAGTTATGTTTGG GTGTAGCACATCACAGACTGGAGACTTGACTAAGTCAGACAGGGCAGTTGATGGAATCTTTGGGTTTGGGCAACAGGACCTGTCTGTAATTTCGCAACTGTCTTCACGAGGAATTGCACCGAAAGTGTTTTCTCACTGCTTGAAAGGAGATGATAGTGGTGGGGGAATATTGGTCCTTGGTGAGATTGTGGAGCCAAATGTTGTTTATACTCCTCTAGTCCCATCACA GCCCCATTATAACTTGAATCTTCAAAGCATCTCCGTCAATGGTCAAGTATTGCCTATCAGTCCGGCTGTCTTTTCCACATCAAATAGCCAGGGAACCATAATTGACTCTGGCACTACTTTGGCATACCTTGCTGAGGAAGCTTATAACGCTTTTGTTGTTGCC GTTACGAACATAGTTTCACAATCGACACAGTCAGTTGTCCTCAAGGGAAATCGGTGTTACGTTACCTCCTCCAG TGTCTCTGATATATTTCCACAAGTTAGCTTAAACTTTGCCGGTGGTGCATCATTGGTATTAACAGCCCAAGACTACCTCATACAACAGAACTCCGTT GGTGGTACTACCGTTTGGTGCATTGGTTTCCAGAAAATTCCAGGTCAAGGGATTACAATTTTAGGAG ACCTTGTTCTGAAAGACAAAATCTTCATTTACGATTTAGCTAATCAACGAATTGGATGGACAAACTATGACT GTTCAATGTCAGTAAATGTTTCTACAGCAACCAAGACTGGAAAGAGTGAATATGTGAATGCAGGGCAGTTCAGTGACAGTGGCTCTATGCAGAATCAACCTGATAGATTTATTCTAAATTTAAGCATTTTTGTATTGTTTGTTCAATTATACATCTTCACCAGCTTCTTCCACTCATAG
- the LOC127151733 gene encoding uncharacterized protein LOC127151733, which yields MQRGWSDFVKQPEPAVVSIVREFYANMVEGSSRSFVRGRQVSFDYGTINRYYHLPNFERDEYAIYASEHVDVHQIIRELCQPGAEWIINPGEPIRFKSSNLTVSNQVWHKFICAKLLPVAHTSSVTKERAILLYAIATKRSVDVGKVIHKSLCNIRKSGMTGGLGHSSLITALCRNEGVVWNEKEELVDPKPIMDKNFIMGIPGWSFETMGAGHCDETAGASHCNKTPDAGHHDEPSDQDEAEPIREVRQTLTIDLPRQTQRPLSLDEQIQRLERRVRSYHRRSEERFDHLYKCLFALHDRGVMHVFPPRMQPYVSSDDDS from the coding sequence ATGCAACGGGGTTGGTCTGATTTTGTGAAACAGCCTGAGCCAGCAGTGGTTTCCATTGTTCGCGAATTCTATGCTAATATGGTTGAGGGCAGTTCTCGATCGTTTGTACGTGGTCGTCAGGTTTCCTTCGACTATGGCACAATCAATCGGTACTATCACTTACCTAACTTTGAGCGTGATGAATATGCTATCTATGCCAGTGAACATGTGGATGTTCACCAGATCATTCGTGAGCTCTGCCAACCTGGAGCTGAATGGATTATTAATCCGGGCGAGCCGATTAGATTTAAATCATCAAACTTGACTGTTAGTAACCAAGTGTGGCACAAATTTATCTGTGCTAAGTTACTTCCTGTGGCTCATACGAGTAGTGTCACGAAGGAGAGAGCGATTCTTCTTTACGCTATTGCCACTAAGAGGTCTGTGGATGTTGGTAAAGTCATTCACAAGTCCTTATGCAACATCCGTAAGAGTGGCATGACTGGAGGACTTGGTCATTCATCTCTAATTACGGCCTTGTGTAGGAATGAAGGCGTCGTGTGGAACGAAAAGGAGGAGTTGGTTGACCCTAAGCCCATCATGGATAAGAATTTTATTATGGGAATTCCTGGTTGGAGTTTTGAGACCATGGGTGCAGGCCACTGTGATGAGACTGCTGGTGCAAGCCACTGCAATAAGACGCCTGATGCAGGCCACCATGATGAGCCAAGTGACCAGGATGAGGCAGAACCCATTCGAGAGGTACGGCAAACCCTGACCATTGATCTTCCTAGGCAGACACAAAGGCCTCTATCCCTTGATGAGCAAATTCAACGGTTGGAACGTCGTGTTCGCAGCTACCATAGGCGCTCAGAGGAAAGATTCGATCATCTCTACAAGTGTTTGTTTGCTCTGCATGATCGTGGAGTCATGCATGTGTTTCCCCCTCGCATGCAACCATACGTATCTTCAGATGATGATTCCTGA
- the LOC127151734 gene encoding L10-interacting MYB domain-containing protein-like, giving the protein MSQKSTEQLCVDDVVEIDELKGEGPWSNKSETLFVDLMDEEVAKGNRPTTTFTKTSWNYMRSQLIASAGYNYSHDQLKNKFNKLRQMYKDFKKILSDMTGNGWDPLLGTINLEEEQWNELFKVNKRAKKFRKSGCPHYEKLVRIFGDTTATGVNACPSTRLISDSEDENENDVASNTNVGVEENNKGKSKKRFRRKKDEFGSFFSSFLDVYAENAKRKNDILEKRSFGCTSSQVDESQTSNKKDDLHEELMECLDILNTMEDVDGEAYSKILKLLHGDLAWRKLFLRMPDSRKRDFINSL; this is encoded by the exons ATGTCACAAAAATCAACTGAACAACTTTGTGTCGATGACGTTGTTGAGATTGATGAATTAAAAGGTGAGGGACCATGGTCAAATAAAAGTGAAACTTTGTTTGTAGACTTAATGGATGAAGAGGTTGCAAAAGGCAATCGACCAACTACAACATTTACAAAGACTAGTTGGAATTATATGAGAAGCCAACTAATTGCTAGTGCAGGATATAATTATTCTCACgatcaattgaaaaataagtttaacAAATTAAGACAAATGTACAAAGACTTCAAAAAGATATTGAGTGATATGACAGGAAATGGTTGGGATCCATTATTAGGTACCATCAATCTTGAAGAGGAGCAATGGAATGAGCTTTTTAAG GTGAATAAGAGAgctaaaaagtttagaaaaagtGGTTGCCCACATTATGAAAAGCTCGTAAGGATTTTTGGAGATACTACTGCAACAGGTGTAAATGCTTGCCCATCAACAAGACTTATTTCAGATtctgaagatgaaaatgaaaatgatgttgCAAGCAACACAAACGTTGGTGTTGAAGAgaataataaaggaaaaagcaaaaaacgatttcgaagaaagaaagacgaatttggcagtttcttctcatcattcTTAGATGTATATGCGGAGAATGCAAAGAGAAAGAATGACATCCTtgagaaaagatcttttggttgtACATCTAGTCAAGTTGATGAGAGTCAAACATCAAACAAAAAAGATGATCTCCATGAAGAGTTGATGGAATGTTTAGACATTTTAAATACAATGGAGGATGTTGATGGAGAGGCTTATTCCAAAATACTGAAACTCTTGCACGGAGATCTTGCTTGGAGAAAGCTATTTTTGCGCATGCCCGATTCAAGGAAGAGAGATTTCATAAATAGTCTTTAG
- the LOC103497994 gene encoding uncharacterized protein LOC103497994 isoform X2: protein MEEKESRPESYTCFPHRYIINFKYWGGANSSAPILAYLGAEGPLEGDLNAIGFMTDNAVRFDALLVYIEHRYYGKSMPFGSREEALKNASTLGYFSSAQAIADYAAVLLHLKQKYHAKDSPVIVLGGSYGGMLAAWFRLKYPHVALGALASSAPILYFEDITPHNGYYSIATKDFREVSETCYETIRDSWSKIETIASKPNGLSILSKEFKTCSPLNSSSQLEDYLWSMYAGAAQYNHPPRYPVTRICGGIDGASPGSGIISKVAAGVFAYKGNLPCYNIGPRNDTETDVGWRWQRCSEMVMPMSTSNDTMFPPITFDLRSFIDYCYQLYGVSPRPHWVTTYYGGNDIKLILQRFGSNIIFSNGLRDPYSSGGVLQNLSDSLLAVHTLNGSHCLDILRANETDPQWLVEQREKEVSIIEGWISQYYADLEKSKKID from the exons ATGGAGGAGAAGGAATCAAG GCCTGAAAGCTACACATGCTTCCCTCATAGATATATAATCAATTTTAAGTATTGGGGTGGAGCAAATTCTAGCGCTCCGATTCTTGCCTACTTGGGTGCTGAAGGTCCACTAGAAGGCGATTTGAACGCTATAGGATTCATGACTGATAATGCTGTTCGATTTGATGCTCTTCTTGTTTATATCGAG CATCGATATTATGGGAAATCGATGCCTTTTGGATCAAGAGAAGAGGCACTTAAGAACGCAAGCACTTTAGGGTATTTCAGCTCGGCTCAAGCAATAGCAGATTATGCAGCTGTTCTTCTACATTTAAAACAGAAGTATCATGCTAAAGATTCTCCTGTAATCGTTCTTGGTGGATCATATGGAGGAA TGTTGGCTGCATGGTTCCGTCTTAAATATCCTCATGTGGCACTAGGAGCTCTTGCATCTTCGGCTCCAATTCTTTACTTCGAGGATATCACGCCACATAATGGATACTATTCTATCGCCACCAAAGATTTTAGA GAAGTTAGTGAGACTTGCTATGAAACTATTCGGGATTCGTGGTCAAAAATTGAAACAATTGCTTCTAAGCCTAATGGACTTTCCATTCTTAGCAAAGAGTTCAAAACATGCAG TCCTTTGAATAGTTCCTCTCAACTGGAAGACTATTTGTGGTCTATGTATGCTGGTGCAGCCCAATACAACCACCCACCAAGATATCCAGTCACTAGAATCTGTGGTGGCATTGATGGAGCTTCTCCTGGCAGTGGAATTATTAGCAAAGTAGCTGCAGGTGTATTTGCTTATAAAGGAAATCTACCCTGCTACAACATTGGGCCGAGAAACGATACTGAAACCGACGTAGGATGGAGATGGCAG AGATGCAGTGAGATGGTGATGCCAATGAGCACAAGCAATGATACTATGTTTCCTCCCATCACTTTTGACCTTAGAAGCTTCATAGATTACTGCTATCAGTTATACGGCGTTTCTCCGCGGCCTCACTGGGTCACCACCTATTATGGAGGCAAT GACATAAAACTCATCCTTCAGAGATTTGGCAGCAATATCATTTTCTCCAATGGACTCAGAGATCCTTATAGCAGTGGCGG AGTATTGCAAAACTTATCTGACAGTCTTCTTGCAGTTCATACACTCAATG GTTCCCATTGTTTGGACATTTTACGAGCAAACGAAACCGATCCCCAATGGCTAGTGGAACAAAGAGAGAAAGAGGTTAGCATCATCGAAGGATGGATCAGTCAGTACTATGCTGATCttgaaaaatccaaaaaaatagactaa